One window from the genome of Eucalyptus grandis isolate ANBG69807.140 chromosome 7, ASM1654582v1, whole genome shotgun sequence encodes:
- the LOC120296113 gene encoding plant intracellular Ras-group-related LRR protein 4-like, whose translation MLDLSGYSTLVRLTFDNRGRLKEIDSSVGKSMHLRELNITDCELIEHVRDEIGVLAKPEHFSLLGSYGVSILPTSISGSASLKKPDLSITRIGSLPESVGKLQCLSDLFLQFSRIAEIPGAIEVSNSSQWKLPKAIGQLEKLEELYLGRRKELQGDIPDEEIDSSVGKSTHLRELNIPDCELIEHVHDEIGVLAKPERFSLRSSYGLRILPTSIGDSASLKKPHLSTTRIGSLPESVGKLQCLSDLFLQFSGIAEMPGAIEVSNSSQWKLPKAIGQLGKLEELYLGRRKELEGDITDEGGHLSSLREIDSSVGKSTHLRELNIPDCELIQHVHDEIGVLAKPERFSLRGSYGGSILPTSIGDTASLKKPDLSITRIGSLPKSVGKLQCLSNLFLQFSGITEIPGAIEVLVKLRHLHLASDEIKQPPDFIA comes from the exons ATGCTAGACTTGTCTGGATACTCAACTTTAGTGAGGCTGACATTTGACAATCGTGGGAGGTTGAAGGAAATAGATAGCTCCGTTGGAAAGTCAATGCACTTGCGTGAACTGAATATCACTGATTGTGAGCTCATTGAGCATGTGCGTGATGAAATTGGAGTGCTAGCGAAGCCTGAGCACTTCTCTTTGCTTGGCTCCTACGGTGTGAGCATACTCCCCACCTCTATCAGCGGCTCGGCATCATTAAAGAAGCCAGACCTTTCAATTACTCGAATTGGAAGCCTACCGGAGTCCGTCGGAAAGCTACAGTGTTTGTCAGATCTCTTCCTACAATTCTCGCGAATTGCTGAAATTCCCGGTGCAATTGAAGT ATCAAATTCCAGTCAATGGAAGTTACCGAAAGCCATTGGACAGTTGGAGAAACTAGAGGAGCTTTATCTTGGTCGTCGCAAGGAGTTGCAAGGCGATATCCCCGATGAG GAAATAGATAGCTCCGTTGGAAAGTCGACGCACTTGCGTGAACTGAATATCCCTGATTGTGAGCTCATTGAGCATGTGCATGATGAAATTGGAGTGCTAGCGAAGCCTGAGCGCTTCTCTTTGCGTAGCTCCTACGGTTTGAGGATACTCCCCACCTCTATCGGTGACTCGGCATCATTAAAGAAGCCGCACCTTTCAACTACTCGAATTGGCAGCCTACCGGAGTCCGTCGGAAAGCTACAGTGTTTGTCAGATCTCTTCCTACAATTCTCGGGAATCGCTGAAATGCCCGGTGCAATTGAAGT CTCAAATTCCAGTCAATGGAAGTTACCCAAAGCCATTGGACAGTTGGGGAAACTAGAGGAGCTTTATCTTGGTCGTCGCAAGGAGTTGGAAGGCGATATCACCGATGAGGGAGGACATCTTTCCTCTCTAAGG GAAATAGATAGCTCCGTTGGAAAGTCGACGCACTTGCGTGAACTAAATATCCCCGATTGTGAGCTCATTCAGCATGTGCATGATGAAATTGGAGTGCTAGCGAAGCCTGAGCGCTTCTCTTTGCGTGGCTCCTACGGTGGGAGCATACTCCCCACCTCTATCGGCGACACGGCATCATTAAAGAAGCCTGACCTTTCAATTACTCGAATTGGTAGCCTACCGAAGTCCGTCGGAAAGCTACAGTGTTTGTCAAATCTCTTCCTACAATTCTCGGGAATCACTGAAATTCCCGGTGCAATTGAAGTGTTAGTAAAGCTGCGACATCTTCATCTGGCGAGCGATGAGATTAAACAACCTCCAGACTTCATTGCATAA